GCCGCGGGCATGGGGATGGGCGGCCTGCGGTTCCGGCCGCACGGGGCGGTGGTCTTCCTCGCCGTGGACAAGGACCCGCACACGCTGGCGCTGTGGGGGACGAAGAGAGAGCTGGGCGAGGCGGTGCTGCTGGCGGCGGCGGTGACCGTACGCCTGCCGCACCCCCACCCGCCGGCGGACGCGGCCGGCGGCGGGTCGGGGCAGGTGACCGCGGCGCTGCCCGCGGCCGGGGAAGAGCCGGCGGACGCGGTGCCACCGGAGTTCCGCAAGGAGCCGCCCGCGGCGTCCGCGGAGGCGTCGGCGGACCCGGCCGAAGCGGCGGCGGCGCCGGCGAGTTCGGAGGCCGCGGTCCCGGGCGACGACCACGACGCGGTGCTGCGCCGGCTGCGCGAGCTGGGCGAGTTGCACGCCGCCGGGGTGCTGACGGACGAGGAGTTCGCAGCCGCAAAGCGGGCGATCCTGCAGCGCATGGGCGGAAACGGCTGACAACGCGCGTCACCTGGCGTGCGGTTGGCGAAAACTTGGGCCGGAATTAAACGTTCTACGCTCTTCACTCCAGCCCCACAGGCCCCAATAATCAGGCCCCATGACTATTTACGACTCGATCGGCGGGGAGACGGCGGTCGCGACCGCCGTGGACAACTTCTACGACCGAGTGCTCGACGACCCGGAGCTGAAGCCGTTCTTCGACGGCATCGACGTCCAGCGCCTCAAGCGCCACCAGCGCGCCTTCATCGGCGCCGCCCTCGGCGGCCCCGGCGGCTACAACGGCCGCGGCATGCGGAAGGCCCACGAGGGGCTCGGCATCACGCCGGCCCACTTCGAGCGGGTGGTCGACCATCTGACGGCCACGCTCGTCGGCCTCGGCGTTCCGGACGAGACCGTGAAGACCATCGGCGCCACCCTGGAGCCGCTGCGCGCGGACATCGCCCAGGAGGCGTAGCGCAGGCCCGGAACTTACTCTGCCCGCATGACCGACCCCGGCGGGCTGCCGCACGTCCCGCCCATGCTGGCGGTCTCCGGCAGCCTGCCGACGGCCGCCGCGGACCCCTCGTGGGCGTACGAGCTGAAGTGGGACGGCATCCGCGCCGTCGCGTACGCCCCGGGCGACGGCTCGCTCACGCTGCGCACCCGCAACGACAACGACGTCACCGTCCGCTACCCCGAGCTGGCCCCGCTCGGTGAGGCCCTCGCCGCCGCCGGGCACGCCTGCGTGCTCGACGGCGAGATCGTCGCGCTGGGCGCCGACGGCCGCCCCTCCTTCGGCGCGCTCCAGCGCCGCATGAACCTCACCCGCGGCGCCGTCATCGCCCGCCTCGCGACCGAGGTGCCGGTCGACTACATGGCGTTCGACGTGCTGTACCTCGACGGCGAGTCCACCCTGCGCCTCCCGTACCGCGCACGCCGCGCGCTCCTCACGGACCTGCGCGTCGAAGGACCGCACTGGCGCACGCCCCCGCACTGGGAGGGCCACGGCACCGAGGCGTGGGAGATGACCAGGCGGTACGGGCTGGAGGGGCTGCTCGCGAAGCGGCTGGAGTCGCCGTATCTGCCGGGGCGGCGCAGCGGTCTCTGGCTGAAGATCAAGAACGTCCGCACCCAGGAGGTCGTCGTCGGGGGCTGGACGGAGGGCGCGGGCAGCAGGTCGGACGCGGTCGGCGGGTTGCTGATGGGTGTCTGGACGGAGGCCGGCGAGCTGGCCTACGCGGGGACGGTGGGCAGCGGCTTCTCCCGGCACGCGCTGGAGGTGCTGCGGGAGCGGCTGGCGGGGCTGGCCCGGGACACGAGCCCGTTCTCCGGCCCGGTCGCGGACCGGCACGTGCGGGCGGGCGGCGCGGTGCACTGGGTGGAGCCGGAACTGGTGGGGGAGGTCACGTACGGGGAGTGGACGGCGACGGGCGTCCTGCGGCATCCGGTGTGGCGGGGGCTGCGGCCGGACAAGGGCCCGGAGGAGGCGCGGCGGCCGGAGGCGTAGCGGGTGCCCGTACGCGTGGGGCGGCCCTCGTCCGCGTACGGGCCGGGCAGCCGAACGCCCCGAGCCTGCGGGGCCGCCGCGTGCCCGGCGCCCCGAGCACGCCGGGCACGCGGCGGGGGCGCGTCCCGCGCCGCCGAGGGGACGGCCGCGCGGGACGCGCCCGCGGCCGGCGGCAGGGATCGTTCGCTGCCCGCGGTTCCGGCGCGCACCGCGCGGCTCGACCCCGCGAAGCATCCTGCTCCTCTGCGGCTTGGCGTCGTTGTGCGCCGCCACCGAGGACTGCCGCCGGGCTTCCCCGCCGCGCTCGTTCCTGGCGTTCATCGCCTCCTGAACGCGGCGTTCCCGCCCTGCCGGTGCACTCTCCACTGTCCCACGAATGGACTAATCAGTCATATCCGGCAGGTCGAAGTGGTCGTCGAGCAGCGGCGCCAGCAGGTCACCGTGCGTGGCGATGCGCTCCGTCACGTCACCGGGAAGGAAGACCAGCTCGTCCGGATCCGCACATGCCTCCACTTCGTCCCAGGTCAGCGGGGTGGAGACGGTCGGCCGGGCCTGGGCGCGCAGCACGTACGGGGCGACGGTGGTCTTCGCCCGCGAGTTCTGGCTCCAGTCGACGAAGACCTTCCGCGGGCGCAGTTTCCGCGCCATCCGGTGCAGGATCAGCTCCGGATGTTCCTTCTCGAGACGCCGGGCCAGGGATTTCGCGTACGCGCTGGTGGCCTCGGCGGAGGCGGGGGCGAGGGGCACGTACAGGTGCAGGCCCTTGGAGCCGGAGGTCTTCGGCCAGGCGTCGAGCCCGTCGGCGCGCAGTGCCTCGCGCACCAGAAGCGCGGCCCGGCAGCACTCGACGACGGTGGCGGGGGCGCCGGGGTCGAGGTCGAAGACGATCCGGTCGGCGAGCCGTTCGTCCGCCCTCACCGGGGCCGCCGGCGCCGCGCCGGGATCCACCGCCTTCCACTGCGGCACGTGCAGCTCCAGCGCGGCGAGGTTCGCCGCCCAGAGCAGCGTCGGCAGGTCCTGGACCAGCACGTGGTGCACGGTGCTCCGGGTCAGCTCGACATCCGCGACGCTCACCCATTCAGGCGTGCCCGCGGGGGCGTTCTTGGCGAAGAACCGCTCCCCGTCCACGCCGTCCGGGAAGCGCAGGAAGGAGGCGGCCCGGTCGCGCACGTGCGGCAGGAGGACGTCGGCGACTTGGGCGTAGTAGTGCAGCGCCTCGCCCTTGGTGAAGCCGTACTCGGGCCACAGCACCTTGTCGAGGTTGCTGAGCTTCAGGCGGCGTCCTTCGACCTCGGTGACCGGCATATGCTGAACCTCCGGGAGAGAGGACATATGGATGAAATCTATATGGAAGGGTGCGATCTCCTTCGGGTTGGTCAGCATTCCGGTCCAGCTCTACTCCGCCACCGAGGAGCGCGGCGTGTCCTTCCGGCAGGTGCACGCGGCGGACGGCGGCCGGATCCGCTACCGGCGGTTCTGCGAGCTGGAGGACCGCGAGGTGCAGTACGCGGAGATCACCAGGGCGTACGAGACGGAGGACGGCGAACTCGTCGTGCTCACCCCCGAGGACCTCGCCGAGTTGCCGCTGCCCAGCAAGAAGATCATCGACGTGGTGGGTTTCGAGGAGGTCGGCTACTTCGACCCCATTCAGTTCTCCCGCGCGTACTACGTCAAGGCCGCCGACGCCGCGGCCGCCAAGCCGTACGTCCTGCTCCGCGAGGCGCTGAAGCGCTCGGGGCGGGTGGCGGTGGTCAAGGTGGCGCTCCGCAACCGGGAGGCGCCCGCGCTCGTACGGGTGCTGGCGGAGGAGGACGTGCTCGTCCTGCACACGATGCTCTGGCCCGACGAGGTGCGCTCGGCGCAGGCGGTGGCGCCGGACGAGAAGGTGACCGTGCGCCGGCAGGAGCTGGACATGGTCGACTCGCTGATGGACGCGCTGGGCGGCTACGACCCGGAGGAGTTCACGGACGAGTACCGCGAGGCGGTCGAGGCGCTGGTGGCGAGCAAGGAGGGGATCGCACCGCTGCCGAAGGAGGCGGCGGCCGGCGAGGAGCGGGGGCAGGTGATCGACCTGATGTCGGCGCTGGAGGCGAGCGTCCAGGCGGCGAAGGACAAGCGCGGGGGGACGGCGGCACCGCGGAAGAAGGCGGCGGCGAAGAAGGCGACGGGAAAGAAGACGGCCGCGAAGAAGGCGACGGGGAAGACGGCGGGGACGAAGAAGGCGGCGGCGAAGAAGACCGGCACGGCGGGGAAGAAGACGGCGGCGAAGAAGACGGCCAAGAAGACGACGAAGAAGCCGGGCAAGGCAGCCTGACGGAGGCGGGGGCGCCGGGACGGCCGGAGCCGGCCGCGGCCTCCGGAGAGACGGAGCGCGAGGGCCCGCACGTGGGCGGACCCCCGCACCGGGGGCATGACGCGAACGCCGTCGTGGTCAGAACCAGCGACGGCGTCCCTTGCCCTTCCCGATGTCCTCGGCGGCGCCGGGGGTGTCGGCGGTCTCGGGTGCGGCGGCGTGGCCGGACGTGCCGCTGCTCTGCTCCTGCTGCTGGCGGCGGGCGCCCTCGCGCAGGTCGTAGCCTTCCTGCACCTCGCGGACCCTCATCGACGCGTTCGAGCCGGCCGGCACGTTCTCGACGATCTCCTCGGTCTTGAGGACGGTCTCGAAGGTCTGGGTGTCCTCGATGCGCCGGGTGCCGATGTCGGCGACGGCGTAGGGCTCGGACACCTTGTGGACGATGACCTCGGCGTCTTCGCCGTAGAGCGGCACCTTCACGCTGCGCTCCACGAACTCGTGGTGGTCGCCGGCGATCAGGTTGCCCTCCTTGCCGTCGACGTCGCTGCGCCGTACGACGCACTCGTCGTGGCCGCGCGTGACCTCGAACCGCTGCGGGGTCTCCCGCACCCGGATCGTGACCTCGGCCTCGCCCATGGGCTGCCGCCGGTCGACGGGCTCGACCTGGAGCCGCTCGCGGTACGCGACGACACGCTGGTCCTCCGCCGCGCCGCCGCGCTGCGCGTTCTCGGGCTGCTGACCGCGCCGGCTCTGCTCACCCTGGCCGCCGCCGCCCGCCGCAGCGGCGGCGTCGGTCTCGCGCCCTACCCCCGCGGCTTCCGCGGCCTTGCCACTGCCGCCACTGGCTGTGTTCCTGTCGGTCTGCACAGTTCCTCCCGCTGGTGGTGCGTGCAGGGATAGAAGCGGTCCGCCGACTAAATCTCGACGAAACCGGCATATCACCCATATAACCCCTCCGCCGTTCAGGTGTCGACCGGAGGGAGTAATCCGCAGCTCGCAGGCGGCTCAACGCCGCGCGCCACCGCCTTGCTCACCCCGGGACGCCCGATCCGTGCGCTTCCGCAACCGGGCCCGCCCGATCTCACGCAGTTGCGGATCGGCGTCGATGGCCTCATCCTGCTCGTCGTCGTACGCGTCCCGCGACTCGGCGGGCCGCGCGGGCTCGCCGCGGCGTCCCGTCTCGGCGCGACGGCGACGGCTCTCGTCGCTGCCGCCACTGCCGCTGTCGGTCGCGTGCTCGTCGGTCTGCACGGTTCCTCCCGCCGGAGAGTAGGGGGTCACGTGCGGCCTCCCCTGGGGGTGCGAAACGGGATAGGTCCGGCAGTTCCATGAAAGCTCGCGTCGATCGGCGTGTCGACCGGAAGGCTGATCGGCTACGGCGGGGCTCACGGCCTGCACCGGCAGGGACGGACGGGTTGACGCCGGGGGGCGTGGGTCCGGGCGGTGACGGGGCCGGCGTGAGGGGAGCAGTGCACGGGGATTCGCCCGGGTCCGTGCGCGGGGCGGCGGGTGTACGGGGTGGGGGTGGGATGCGTGCCCGGGGTGTGCCGGGTTCGGGGTGCGAGCGCCCGGGAGCCGTGACGTACGGAGGCGGTGCCCGGCAGCGCGGACGGGCGCGCGGACCTCGCGATGTCGGGCAACGAGGGGGTGCCCGCTGATCCGGCTGTCGCGTGTGGCATGGGAGTCGGCCGACGGCGTCGCGCCGCCGGCCGACATCGCCGTGCCGGTTACGTTCCGGGTGCGGGCTCGGACGCTCCTTGCCCCTCGAAGTCGATCCAGTTGACATTGGAGCCGCCGCTGACCTGTACGAAGTACAGCGGCCCGGTCACCGTGGTCGAGTCACCGACCGGCTGGGCGGAGAAGTTCTGGTACGTCTGCCAGCCGCCGGTACCCGAGACCTGGATCGTCGCAACGGTCGGCCCGGTGTCAGGATCGCCGGTGCGGACCTCCCACGTCGCGCCGCTGGAGGGGCTTGCCGCGCGAAGCGTGATCCGATCGAGGCGACTGAGGTTCATGACGTCCCACCCGAACCAGTCGCCCGGCTCGATGTAGCCGACGTTCTTGCCGCCGCCCCCGACGTCACTGGTGGTCTCGATCTGGACCCCGGCGGTGCCGCCCGAGGTCGATCCCTTCAGCCGACCGTGCTGGTCGAAGAACTCGGCCTCGGTGCGCTTGGTGTGCAGCACCACCGCGTCCTCGCCCGTGAGCGGGGAGACGTCGGCGGCGCCCCCGTCGGTATACGTGGCCGTGACCACGCCGAATACGTTCTCTCCGATATGGCCCGCGTCCCCGGGGAGCACGAAGCTCCCGCTGCAGCCGCGGTACTGTTCGTAGCCGTGCGGGTGGTCATCGTGGCCGAGCCCGGGCTGGACGACCACGTTCTGGCAGTCGATCGTGCCGTCCTCGGGGTCGTTGACCTCGACCTCGTACCGGATGGTGTCGCCGAACTCGAAGAATCCGCCGTCGGTGGGAAGGACCAACTCCACCTCAGGGGCGGTGTTGCCGACCGTGATGGCGATACTGGACACACCGGTGCGTCCGTCAGGGTCCGTCACCGTCAGGCGTGCGGTGTAGTCCCCGACGGTCTCGTAGGTGTGCGTGGGAGCCACGTCGGTGCTGTCGGTGGTGCCGTCACCGTCGACATCCCACGCGTAGGTGAGTTTCTGTCCGTCTCGGTCCTTCGATTCCGACCCGTCGAATGCGACCGTGAGAGGGGCCGGGCCCGATGTCCTGTCCGCGGTGGCGTGGGCAGTCGGTGCTCGGTTCCCCTGGACGTAGTCGATACGGTAGATGCCCGAGTCGGCGTTGTTGCCGCCGAAGCCGCTGCCCCACTCGATCATGTAGAGCGCGCCGTCGGGGCCGAACTGCAGGGCGTGCGGACGGGTGAGGTTCAATTCCGCGAGGATGCGGTTGACGTCGGTGTACGCGCGCCTGGTCCGGTCGAGTTGGACCGTGAAGAGACGGCTGTTGTTCCAGTCGGCCCAGATCGCCTTGCCGTCGAAGTACGCGGGCCACTTGCGTCCGGAGTCCAGGTCCGGGTCGTAGCGGTAGCTGCCCGAGGTCATCGGCGCACCGCTGCCGCCGATCTCGGGCACACCGGTCGACGACTTGCCCTGCCACATCGTGGCGGGTTCGGCCGATGGCAGCTTGGTCAGT
The Streptomyces sp. CNQ-509 DNA segment above includes these coding regions:
- a CDS encoding Ku protein; its protein translation is MKSIWKGAISFGLVSIPVQLYSATEERGVSFRQVHAADGGRIRYRRFCELEDREVQYAEITRAYETEDGELVVLTPEDLAELPLPSKKIIDVVGFEEVGYFDPIQFSRAYYVKAADAAAAKPYVLLREALKRSGRVAVVKVALRNREAPALVRVLAEEDVLVLHTMLWPDEVRSAQAVAPDEKVTVRRQELDMVDSLMDALGGYDPEEFTDEYREAVEALVASKEGIAPLPKEAAAGEERGQVIDLMSALEASVQAAKDKRGGTAAPRKKAAAKKATGKKTAAKKATGKTAGTKKAAAKKTGTAGKKTAAKKTAKKTTKKPGKAA
- the ligD gene encoding non-homologous end-joining DNA ligase, producing the protein MPVTEVEGRRLKLSNLDKVLWPEYGFTKGEALHYYAQVADVLLPHVRDRAASFLRFPDGVDGERFFAKNAPAGTPEWVSVADVELTRSTVHHVLVQDLPTLLWAANLAALELHVPQWKAVDPGAAPAAPVRADERLADRIVFDLDPGAPATVVECCRAALLVREALRADGLDAWPKTSGSKGLHLYVPLAPASAEATSAYAKSLARRLEKEHPELILHRMARKLRPRKVFVDWSQNSRAKTTVAPYVLRAQARPTVSTPLTWDEVEACADPDELVFLPGDVTERIATHGDLLAPLLDDHFDLPDMTD
- a CDS encoding DUF2382 domain-containing protein, with the translated sequence MQTDRNTASGGSGKAAEAAGVGRETDAAAAAGGGGQGEQSRRGQQPENAQRGGAAEDQRVVAYRERLQVEPVDRRQPMGEAEVTIRVRETPQRFEVTRGHDECVVRRSDVDGKEGNLIAGDHHEFVERSVKVPLYGEDAEVIVHKVSEPYAVADIGTRRIEDTQTFETVLKTEEIVENVPAGSNASMRVREVQEGYDLREGARRQQQEQSSGTSGHAAAPETADTPGAAEDIGKGKGRRRWF
- a CDS encoding group 1 truncated hemoglobin; translation: MTIYDSIGGETAVATAVDNFYDRVLDDPELKPFFDGIDVQRLKRHQRAFIGAALGGPGGYNGRGMRKAHEGLGITPAHFERVVDHLTATLVGLGVPDETVKTIGATLEPLRADIAQEA
- the ligD gene encoding non-homologous end-joining DNA ligase; this encodes MTDPGGLPHVPPMLAVSGSLPTAAADPSWAYELKWDGIRAVAYAPGDGSLTLRTRNDNDVTVRYPELAPLGEALAAAGHACVLDGEIVALGADGRPSFGALQRRMNLTRGAVIARLATEVPVDYMAFDVLYLDGESTLRLPYRARRALLTDLRVEGPHWRTPPHWEGHGTEAWEMTRRYGLEGLLAKRLESPYLPGRRSGLWLKIKNVRTQEVVVGGWTEGAGSRSDAVGGLLMGVWTEAGELAYAGTVGSGFSRHALEVLRERLAGLARDTSPFSGPVADRHVRAGGAVHWVEPELVGEVTYGEWTATGVLRHPVWRGLRPDKGPEEARRPEA